The following are encoded in a window of Hippoglossus hippoglossus isolate fHipHip1 chromosome 23, fHipHip1.pri, whole genome shotgun sequence genomic DNA:
- the asb13a.2 gene encoding ankyrin repeat and SOCS box protein 13 isoform X1, whose protein sequence is MEIENSQPYVLGDIGWWSERSDVHKAASQGQVSQLQRLIQSGASVNIVALDSITPLHEACLRGQTQCVQLLLDAGAQVDARNVDGSTPLCDACSAGSLDCVSLLLERGATTNPALTSRTASPLNEACVSGNSDCVKLLIAGGACLESYDLYCGTPLHVACVNKHTDCVKVLLNAGAKVNAARLHETPLHHAAKNMRVEMIQTLVEFGANIYARDQHDKKPVDYTTPGSPSAAYLKLYETTPMSLQELGRLAVRRTLGTKALKVAGQLDIPKLMISYICYE, encoded by the exons ATGGAGATCGAAAACTCTCAGCCCTATGTCCTCGGAGACATCG GCTGGTGGTCGGAGAGGTCCGATGTGCACAAGGCGGCCTCTCAGGGTCAGGTGTCCCAGCTGCAGCGCCTCATTCAGAGCGGAGCCTCGGTCAACATCGTGGCACTGGACTCCATCACGCCGCTGCACGAGGCCTGTCTCCGGGGACAGACCCAGTGtgtccagctgctgctggatgctGGAGCGCAG GTGGATGCGAGGAATGTAGACGGCAGCACCCCTCTGTGTGACGCCTGCTCAGCTGGAAGTTTGGATTGCGTCAGTCTCTTGCTGGAGCGTGGTGCCACGACCAACCCCGCTCTCACCTCTCGCACGGCCTCACCTCTCAACGAGGCCTGCGTG tcaggTAACTCGGACTGTGTGAAGCTCCTGATCGCCGGGGGTGCTTGCTTGGAGTCGTACGACCTTTACTGCGGGACCCCGCTGCATGTGGCTTGtgttaacaaacacacagattgtGTTAAAGTGCTGCTTAATGCAG GTGCTAAAGTGAATGCTGCCAGGCTACATGAAACTCCGCTGCACCACGCTGCTAAAAACATGCGGGTGGAGATGATACAGACTCTGGTGGAGTTCGGGGCCAACATCTACGCCAGAGACCAGCACGACAAGAAACCAGTGGACTACACCACACCAGgctctccctctgcagcctACTTAAAGTTATATGAGA CCACTCCCATGAGTCTGCAGGAGCTCGGCAGGTTGGCGGTGAGGAGGACGCTAGGCACCAAAGCTCTGAAGGTCGCAGGTCAGCTGGACATACCGAAACTTATGATCAGCTACATCTGCTATGAGTGA
- the asb13a.1 gene encoding ankyrin repeat and SOCS box protein 13a.1, translating into MELTAARCSFLCDIDRTALHEAAFHGRFLQLKQLLESGASVNMVTVDNITPLHEACTNGHLRCVRLLLEAGAQVDVRTIHGSTPLCNACASGSLECVELLLEHGAKVNPSLTALTASPLHEACIQGNDAVVRLMIASGAQLEAYDIYFGPPLHIACAKGHMECIRELLIAGANVNSVKFHETALHHAARVQVVDMIELLVEFGASVHASDNVGRKPVDYTSPASPSHTCLKFYECHPLSLQQLCRITVRGTMGTRASEVIGQLNVSHRIHSFLQFCERPASLQSHT; encoded by the exons ATGGAGTTGACGGCTGCACGCTGCTCGTTTCTGTGCGACATCG ACCGGACTGCCCTGCACGAGGCAGCATTTCACGGCCGGTTTCTGCAGCTCAAACAGCTGCTAGAGAGCGGAGCCTCGGTCAACATGGTGACGGTGGACAACATCACCCCACTCCACGAGGCCTGCACAAACGGGCATCTGAGGTGTGtccggctgctgctggaggctggaGCTCAG GTGGATGTACGGACCATCCACGGCAGCACCCCTCTCTGTAACGCCTGTGCCTCCGGCAGCCTGGAGTGTgtcgagctgctgctggagcacgGAGCCAAGGTGAACCCGTCCCTCACAGCTCTCACCGCTTCCCCACTCCACGAGGCCTGCATACAGG GTAATGACGCCGTGGTGAGGCTGATGATAGCCAGCGGCGCCCAGCTGGAGGCGTACGATATCTACTTTGGCCCCCCCCTCCACATCGCATGTGCTAAAGGACACATGGAGTGTATTAGGGAGCTGCTGATTGCAG gTGCCAATGTGAATTCAGTGAAGTTCCATGAGACAGCTCTGCACCACGCTGCACGAGTCCAGGTGGTGGACATGATCGAGCTGCTGGTGGAGTTCGGAGCCAGCGTGCACGCCAGCGACAACGTGGGCAGAAAACCTGTGGACTACACCTCGCCTGCGTCTCCCTCTCACACCTGCCTCAAGTTTTACGAAT GTCATCCTCTgagtctgcagcagctgtgtaGGATCACAGTGAGGGGGACGATGGGCACCAGGGCCTCAGAGGTCATAGGTCAGCTGAACGTGTCCCACCGCATCCACAGCTTCCTCCAGTTCTGTGAGCGCCCGGCATCCCTGCAGAGCCACACATGA
- the asb13a.2 gene encoding ankyrin repeat and SOCS box protein 13 isoform X2 — MEIENSQPYVLGDIGWWSERSDVHKAASQGQVSQLQRLIQSGASVNIVALDSITPLHEACLRGQTQCVQLLLDAGAQVDARNVDGSTPLCDACSAGSLDCVSLLLERGATTNPALTSRTASPLNEACVGGNSDCVKLLIAGGACLESYDLYCGTPLHVACVNKHTDCVKVLLNAGAKVNAARLHETPLHHAAKNMRVEMIQTLVEFGANIYARDQHDKKPVDYTTPGSPSAAYLKLYETTPMSLQELGRLAVRRTLGTKALKVAGQLDIPKLMISYICYE, encoded by the exons ATGGAGATCGAAAACTCTCAGCCCTATGTCCTCGGAGACATCG GCTGGTGGTCGGAGAGGTCCGATGTGCACAAGGCGGCCTCTCAGGGTCAGGTGTCCCAGCTGCAGCGCCTCATTCAGAGCGGAGCCTCGGTCAACATCGTGGCACTGGACTCCATCACGCCGCTGCACGAGGCCTGTCTCCGGGGACAGACCCAGTGtgtccagctgctgctggatgctGGAGCGCAG GTGGATGCGAGGAATGTAGACGGCAGCACCCCTCTGTGTGACGCCTGCTCAGCTGGAAGTTTGGATTGCGTCAGTCTCTTGCTGGAGCGTGGTGCCACGACCAACCCCGCTCTCACCTCTCGCACGGCCTCACCTCTCAACGAGGCCTGCGTGGGAG gTAACTCGGACTGTGTGAAGCTCCTGATCGCCGGGGGTGCTTGCTTGGAGTCGTACGACCTTTACTGCGGGACCCCGCTGCATGTGGCTTGtgttaacaaacacacagattgtGTTAAAGTGCTGCTTAATGCAG GTGCTAAAGTGAATGCTGCCAGGCTACATGAAACTCCGCTGCACCACGCTGCTAAAAACATGCGGGTGGAGATGATACAGACTCTGGTGGAGTTCGGGGCCAACATCTACGCCAGAGACCAGCACGACAAGAAACCAGTGGACTACACCACACCAGgctctccctctgcagcctACTTAAAGTTATATGAGA CCACTCCCATGAGTCTGCAGGAGCTCGGCAGGTTGGCGGTGAGGAGGACGCTAGGCACCAAAGCTCTGAAGGTCGCAGGTCAGCTGGACATACCGAAACTTATGATCAGCTACATCTGCTATGAGTGA